From a single Oreochromis niloticus isolate F11D_XX linkage group LG3, O_niloticus_UMD_NMBU, whole genome shotgun sequence genomic region:
- the LOC109203629 gene encoding uncharacterized protein LOC109203629: MTSASTMTNSQNIAQATEALERDMQAWDLSDSPDSPPPALLIQTPPIPPPSPQMLQDPTGSGLCEETIIDIKLATHHLVMLALNAFLQETCYRCRTAQPSQVQHSCLLELPEYYFGTYYDDVMLRLKTDRFIRAIRLFVRSYTVDGTKTQFSRIAEHTMTELRSSQHIVCAINDNIAQLLEASRYARRVKPAMLRMIGNYWAGRHLV, translated from the exons ATGACGTCGGCATCAACCATGACGAACAGCCAGAACATCGCCCAAGCCACAGAAGCTCTAG AGCGAGACATGCAAGCGTGGGACCTCTCAGACTCGCCAGACTCCCCACCGCCTGCGCTGCTAATCCAGACCCCACCAATTCCACCCCCTTCTCCACAGATGCTGCAGGATCCTACAGGATCAGGTCTGTGTGAGGAAACCATTATCGACATCAAGCTTGCAACCCATCACCTGGTGATGTTGGCATTAAACGCCTTTCTACAGGAAACATGCTACAGATGTCGAACAGCTCAACCCAGTCAGGTGCAACACAGTTGTTTGCTCGAACTGCCCGAGTATTACTTTGGCACCTACTATGACGATGTGATGCTGAGGCTCAAGACAGACCGATTCATCCGCGCCATTCGCCTGTTTGTACGCTCGTACACAGTCGATGGGACTAAAACACAATTCAGCAGGATTGCAGAACACACCATGACTGAACTGAGATCATCACAACATATAGTATGCGCAATTAACGACAATATTGCACAGCTGCTAGAAGCAAGTCGTTATGCCCGTCGTGTTAAACCAGCCATGCTTCGCATGATTGGTAACTACTGGGCTGGGAGACACCTGGTTtaa